A part of Marinomonas rhizomae genomic DNA contains:
- a CDS encoding ABC transporter permease, which yields MKMNKSQWVGLFILLALLAFSLLGIVFSPYSISQQDLNAIMEPPSAAHWLGTDHFGRSMMTRMAHAIGLSFALSVLCVLTSSLVGTAFGVWAVWGGKKIDHAMGVVVNILLALPGLVVVLLFAAIAPGSFLVLYLAISLVQWVEYFRVVRAVTQGVIQSPARQSSQMMGFGRWYQFKRHIWPAISPSVFTLAAFGGANAILTMASLGFVYVGIQPPLAELGLMTVELFPYYSEAPWLLAQPLVVVALMVFSFHLLAGKRT from the coding sequence ATGAAAATGAATAAATCCCAATGGGTTGGCCTGTTTATTTTATTGGCCTTATTGGCGTTCTCGTTGTTGGGGATTGTATTTTCGCCTTATAGCATCTCTCAGCAAGATTTAAATGCCATTATGGAGCCGCCTTCTGCGGCACATTGGCTCGGTACAGATCATTTTGGTCGCAGTATGATGACACGTATGGCGCATGCGATTGGTTTATCTTTTGCCTTGAGTGTGTTGTGTGTACTGACGTCTTCTTTGGTCGGTACTGCGTTTGGTGTGTGGGCTGTTTGGGGTGGCAAAAAGATCGATCATGCCATGGGTGTGGTCGTTAATATTTTGCTCGCCTTGCCAGGCTTGGTGGTTGTGTTGTTGTTTGCTGCTATTGCGCCGGGGTCTTTTTTGGTCTTGTATTTGGCGATTTCTTTAGTGCAATGGGTCGAATATTTCCGCGTGGTTCGAGCTGTGACTCAGGGCGTCATTCAAAGTCCTGCAAGACAGTCTTCCCAGATGATGGGCTTTGGCCGATGGTATCAATTTAAACGCCATATTTGGCCTGCTATTTCACCTTCTGTGTTCACTTTGGCGGCCTTTGGTGGCGCGAATGCGATTTTAACCATGGCGTCGCTTGGTTTTGTCTATGTAGGCATTCAGCCACCGTTGGCCGAATTGGGGCTAATGACAGTTGAACTATTTCCGTATTACAGCGAAGCGCCCTGGTTATTGGCGCAGCCTTTGGTTGTTGTCGCTTTGATGGTGTTTTCATTTCATTTATTGGCAGGGAAGCGAACATGA
- a CDS encoding ABC transporter substrate-binding protein gives MKTFFQPLRRVTQLLLLSAVVSTNVAVAQPTQTNTLSVSAAFEFTSLDPSKNGFVYSRMQILETLVDVDENGLLLPALAKNWQVSDDAKTWTFELRGNVHFHDGSLMDADAVVNSLTIAQSKHGALKKAPIDSIRAEGSNKVKITLSSPYTLLGAVLANYANGILSPDAYGKDGDVLALSATGPYQLYQFSPPHKLVVEKFEDYWGKKASIPYASYLTGHRAESRVLQARSGQADIVFGLAPASLPSLKRLPNLDIHSNPIPRTIVLKLNSGHPFMKDVNARKALSLAINRQGIAKGILRVPGSEADQLLPASMSNWHLANVTSKTEAEAGTPESLLASLGWKKNSNGMLERDGEQFHLTIITYADRPELTTVATAIQAQWQAIGIDTKVEVTNSSAIPMGHQDGSLEVALIARNYGFIADPLGVMLSDFGSNGGGDWGAMNWNNKALSADLMALEETSDPATYKNIAQRSAQIIFDERPMIPVSSYVQQTSVNKRVKGFHFDPFERSYFLNDMEFVK, from the coding sequence ATGAAAACCTTTTTCCAACCTCTACGTAGAGTGACGCAGTTATTGCTTCTGTCAGCAGTCGTTTCTACTAATGTGGCGGTTGCACAACCAACACAAACCAACACCTTATCAGTCAGTGCTGCATTTGAGTTCACGAGTTTAGACCCATCTAAAAATGGTTTTGTTTATAGCCGTATGCAGATTTTAGAAACCTTGGTCGATGTAGATGAAAACGGTTTATTGCTTCCAGCCTTGGCGAAAAATTGGCAGGTGAGTGATGATGCTAAAACTTGGACATTTGAGCTACGTGGTAACGTACATTTTCACGACGGCAGCTTAATGGATGCCGATGCGGTGGTGAACAGTTTGACGATTGCACAATCTAAACATGGCGCTTTAAAGAAGGCGCCAATTGATAGTATTCGTGCAGAGGGTAGTAATAAGGTGAAAATTACCTTGTCTAGCCCCTATACCTTACTGGGAGCTGTGTTGGCGAATTATGCGAATGGTATTTTGTCTCCTGATGCTTATGGCAAAGACGGTGATGTGTTGGCGTTGTCGGCGACTGGTCCTTATCAGTTGTATCAATTTTCGCCTCCGCATAAGTTGGTGGTAGAGAAGTTTGAGGATTACTGGGGAAAGAAAGCCAGTATTCCTTACGCAAGTTATTTAACGGGGCACCGTGCAGAAAGTCGTGTTTTGCAGGCCAGAAGTGGTCAAGCTGATATTGTGTTTGGTTTGGCTCCTGCTAGCTTGCCATCTTTAAAGCGACTACCAAATTTGGATATTCACTCTAATCCTATTCCAAGAACCATCGTTCTGAAGTTAAACAGCGGTCATCCTTTTATGAAGGATGTTAACGCACGTAAAGCCTTGAGTTTAGCGATTAATCGTCAAGGTATTGCGAAAGGGATTTTGCGTGTCCCAGGTTCTGAAGCGGACCAGCTTTTACCTGCTTCTATGTCTAATTGGCACTTAGCCAATGTGACTAGCAAAACGGAAGCGGAGGCGGGTACACCTGAATCTCTGTTGGCGTCTTTGGGATGGAAGAAGAATTCAAATGGTATGCTTGAAAGAGATGGTGAACAATTTCATTTGACCATTATAACTTATGCGGATAGGCCAGAACTGACTACGGTAGCGACGGCGATTCAGGCTCAGTGGCAAGCGATTGGTATCGATACAAAGGTTGAGGTGACCAATTCCAGCGCCATTCCAATGGGTCATCAAGATGGTTCGTTAGAAGTTGCCTTGATCGCGCGTAACTATGGCTTTATCGCCGACCCGCTTGGTGTGATGTTGTCGGATTTTGGCTCTAATGGCGGCGGTGATTGGGGCGCGATGAACTGGAATAACAAGGCGTTAAGTGCGGATTTGATGGCGCTAGAAGAAACGTCTGATCCTGCGACCTACAAAAACATTGCACAGCGTAGTGCACAGATTATTTTTGATGAGCGTCCAATGATTCCGGTGTCATCTTATGTTCAGCAAACGTCAGTGAACAAGCGTGTGAAAGGTTTTCATTTTGATCCTTTCGAACGCAGCTACTTTCTGAATGACATGGAGTTCGTAAAATAA
- a CDS encoding ABC transporter ATP-binding protein: MSVLLKLTNVAVYVGDSCLLEPISLELKQGQPLTILGQTGSGKSLLAQAIMGLLPTDLSVAGDIEVFGKAMTIEERQALWGREMVMLPQEPWHSLDPLMKGIDQVKEVYQFVREKDPQEALAMAEEDLRHVGLADNGHKRADELSGGMAQRLAITAATAGGAHVILADEPTKGLDISRRDGIVQLLQARSNLGSLLTITHDVSVARQLGGLLLVMKEGRLVEQGEATQVLDYPKDDYTRELIAAEPNAWSDMAPTIRKSDADDILVADSLRLERGGRTLFDGLSFCIKQGEVVGIVGDSGCGKSSLGDALLNLLPISSGKLTRSNKTAKPHQWLKLYQDPPSAFSASVTLGQLLDDVVDLHGIDKARIAPLMARLNLPEGILERNCLAVSGGELQRFAILRALLLDPVFLFADEPTSRLDPITAKEVTALLVELASEANCAVLLVSHDAALVQKTCHQVIRI, encoded by the coding sequence ATGAGTGTATTGCTGAAATTAACCAATGTAGCGGTTTATGTGGGCGACTCTTGTTTGTTAGAGCCAATTTCTTTGGAGTTAAAGCAAGGTCAACCGTTAACGATACTGGGTCAAACGGGTTCGGGTAAAAGCTTGTTGGCGCAAGCCATTATGGGACTATTGCCTACTGATTTGAGTGTGGCTGGAGACATAGAGGTATTTGGTAAGGCGATGACGATTGAAGAGCGTCAAGCCTTGTGGGGGCGTGAAATGGTCATGTTACCGCAAGAGCCTTGGCATTCTCTTGATCCGTTAATGAAGGGCATTGATCAAGTCAAAGAGGTATATCAATTCGTGCGTGAGAAAGACCCGCAGGAAGCGCTAGCGATGGCCGAAGAGGATTTACGTCATGTTGGTTTGGCGGATAATGGCCATAAACGCGCGGATGAATTGTCTGGCGGTATGGCGCAACGTCTTGCTATTACAGCGGCTACTGCGGGTGGTGCGCATGTGATTTTGGCGGATGAGCCAACCAAAGGGCTGGATATATCTCGTCGTGATGGCATTGTGCAGCTGCTGCAGGCTCGTTCGAATCTAGGCAGTTTGCTGACTATTACTCACGATGTGTCGGTAGCCCGTCAGTTGGGTGGTTTGCTACTGGTAATGAAAGAGGGTCGTTTAGTCGAGCAAGGCGAAGCTACTCAAGTGCTTGATTATCCAAAAGACGATTACACACGAGAGTTGATCGCTGCCGAGCCCAATGCTTGGTCAGATATGGCGCCAACGATTCGTAAGAGTGACGCTGACGATATTTTAGTGGCTGACAGCTTGCGATTAGAGCGAGGTGGTAGGACTTTGTTTGACGGCTTGTCTTTCTGTATCAAGCAGGGCGAAGTGGTTGGTATTGTTGGTGACAGTGGTTGTGGTAAATCGTCTCTTGGTGACGCCTTGCTTAACTTGCTGCCTATTTCTTCGGGCAAGCTGACTCGTTCTAATAAAACCGCTAAGCCACATCAGTGGCTGAAACTCTATCAAGATCCACCCTCGGCGTTTTCAGCTAGCGTTACACTGGGTCAGCTGCTTGATGATGTGGTCGATTTACATGGTATTGATAAAGCCCGGATTGCCCCTTTGATGGCTCGGTTGAATTTACCTGAAGGCATTCTAGAGCGTAATTGTCTGGCGGTGTCTGGTGGTGAATTGCAGCGTTTTGCGATTCTGCGAGCTTTGTTATTGGATCCTGTGTTTTTGTTTGCTGATGAGCCAACGTCTCGCCTTGATCCGATTACAGCAAAAGAGGTGACTGCTTTATTGGTGGAATTGGCCAGTGAGGCAAATTGTGCGGTGTTATTGGTTAGCCATGATGCGGCATTGGTGCAGAAAACCTGTCATCAGGTGATTCGTATTTAA
- a CDS encoding metal ABC transporter ATP-binding protein translates to MSTLILDDVCISYGRVHAVCHLTGQFETGSLTAIAGANGAGKSTLVKAIMGELPLTNGSINRGELTPQDIAYLPQTAEIDRHFPLNLEDLVSLGSWRKNGAFRGLSNACLEEAKDALRQVGLAGMEKRQIGSLSSGQFQRALFARLLLQDARVVILDEPFNAVDEQTTSDLLTLILQWNKEGRTVLAILHDLEQIEQHFPNTLLLAREAVYWGDTQQALSAQNKQRAKSLIHYWDNPQRQIPSQLKESA, encoded by the coding sequence ATGAGCACATTAATTCTGGATGACGTGTGTATTTCCTATGGCAGAGTACATGCCGTTTGCCATTTAACGGGGCAATTTGAAACTGGCAGCCTAACCGCTATTGCAGGCGCCAATGGAGCTGGAAAATCCACCTTAGTGAAAGCCATCATGGGAGAGTTACCCTTAACCAATGGCAGCATCAATAGAGGAGAGTTAACACCACAAGATATTGCCTACCTGCCGCAAACCGCCGAGATAGACCGCCACTTCCCCTTAAACCTTGAAGACTTAGTGAGCTTAGGTTCATGGAGAAAAAATGGTGCATTTCGAGGTTTATCAAACGCTTGCTTAGAAGAAGCAAAAGACGCCTTACGACAAGTAGGCTTGGCTGGTATGGAAAAGCGTCAAATAGGCTCCCTTTCCTCAGGACAATTCCAGCGCGCCTTATTCGCAAGACTGCTTTTACAAGATGCCCGAGTGGTCATTTTAGATGAACCTTTCAATGCGGTAGACGAGCAAACAACTAGCGATCTACTCACTTTAATTCTCCAGTGGAACAAAGAAGGTCGTACCGTTCTCGCCATTCTTCATGACTTAGAACAAATTGAACAACACTTTCCAAATACCTTATTACTGGCACGCGAAGCCGTTTATTGGGGAGACACTCAACAAGCCCTATCAGCACAAAACAAACAACGGGCAAAAAGCTTAATTCACTATTGGGATAATCCTCAGCGCCAAATTCCGTCTCAACTTAAGGAGTCAGCATGA
- a CDS encoding response regulator, which translates to MSQFEAALKVARSLLGMPCAGLLFSDGRVVLSGELGTLSHVDLIDGISRFSELPSSRYLDIKKTPSLSLLFSDFPCLSSCIIETVSTDEVRLCLLSDAPCVMEERLREEHVTTLVDLFSTLVISSEDQLSSSLLSKSKSMSMGDEAIAQKRMLQTLKHLHDVTANSDLSLDDKLQRILQVGVEHFALPIGLISSIKGDVYQVEYSHTPNGEVLPGAVFELGNTYCVHTLNSDLPTSYFHTALSDIKEHPCYKGFGLEAYIGVVLYVNGERWGTLNFSSPEPKSQPFGEDDYEVMKLLAQWVGNEMTLSYDRNVQVQYESELREQKIFFESLFEHAPEAIVLVGRDRDIKMLNPAFTDLFGYSLDDLKGKSTQVLYADESDFILQARAYKDNVEDVLNRYRVSYKSKQGKIFHTETIGSMIRNPDGSLGGYIAHIRDVTERLEVEQKMIDTNLRLSIAADAAGIGVWEFNLRENTLHWDDWMYRLYGFVAGSREPPQQVWDDCVYSEDKARLRSVFAGLEDSGAYFTSKENASHISEELDFDFKIMRNDGQVRYLKSNGAIVFDKKGHASHLVGVNMDITSRKETEVVLRKASDQAVAASKAKSDFLATMSHEIRTPLNGVLGMAELLSGSSLNSEQKTQLGILKESGEGLMGLINDLLDFSKIEAGHLSIERVDFDLEKVIYSVVRLLLPKAEEKSIDLLVEYDESCPRFLVGDAYRVKQILINLISNAIKFTGSGHVLVSVKGEVDQQGVASITIGVADTGVGIAKHIQPQLFSAFVQADSSTTRKFGGTGLGLAITKQLIGLMNGSISLSSELGVGSVFEVALSLPESHAMSHIETIVDERLLLGKKTLVIDDNSTNLAILKNQLKSCDIYADTELSPIEGLGLIKQSIDQGEPYQLVIIDYMMPEIDGLMLSKAIREMSGSLYQPIILMMSSAGSLTQHELSVAGINICIAKPVDALALKQGLVAALSENMLGHQVTYSESHDDETRDVTDKNKKGLILVVEDMKANMAVAQGILNRMGYDVIGAENGAIGIEMNDLHKPDFIFMDLHMPVMDGLSAMRRIRQGEKSGCNSRVPIIALTADVMAETFSEVLRAGGDGLVPKPFKQKEIIDMLNEWMPNNSQSQDSSSDKNELPNGSVFAVQPSNDIIDESVLNELKTLLGEDFVLLIDAFYEDADSITNSFDEIINHEGEVDYESIERLAHSLKSVSQNVGAMTMSSMAAQLEQEGRQGNVPELEAKLREILVMYQSVKGKLQGML; encoded by the coding sequence ATGAGTCAATTTGAGGCGGCCTTAAAAGTAGCCAGGTCTCTTTTGGGGATGCCTTGTGCAGGATTGCTTTTTAGTGATGGAAGAGTGGTGTTATCTGGCGAGCTTGGTACTCTTTCTCATGTTGACCTGATTGATGGCATTTCTCGCTTTAGTGAATTACCTTCCTCTCGATATCTTGATATAAAAAAAACGCCTTCGTTATCTTTGTTATTCTCTGATTTTCCATGCCTGTCTAGCTGCATCATAGAGACAGTGTCTACTGATGAGGTTCGATTGTGTTTGTTAAGTGACGCTCCTTGTGTAATGGAAGAACGTTTGCGTGAAGAACATGTGACTACTCTAGTCGATTTATTTTCAACGTTAGTGATTTCGTCTGAAGACCAGTTATCCTCTTCGTTACTTTCTAAAAGCAAATCTATGTCAATGGGTGATGAAGCGATCGCACAAAAACGAATGTTGCAGACGTTGAAGCATTTGCATGACGTGACGGCTAATTCTGATTTGTCCTTGGATGATAAGCTACAAAGAATTCTGCAAGTTGGTGTCGAACACTTTGCTTTACCTATAGGGCTTATTAGTTCGATTAAGGGCGATGTTTATCAAGTTGAGTACAGCCATACTCCAAACGGAGAGGTGTTGCCTGGGGCCGTGTTTGAGTTAGGTAACACCTATTGTGTACATACTCTTAACAGTGATTTACCAACTTCCTATTTTCATACGGCGCTTAGCGATATTAAAGAACACCCTTGTTATAAGGGGTTTGGATTAGAGGCTTATATTGGTGTTGTGCTTTATGTTAATGGAGAGCGTTGGGGGACACTAAATTTTTCGAGTCCAGAACCTAAAAGTCAGCCTTTTGGCGAAGACGATTATGAGGTAATGAAGTTGCTTGCCCAATGGGTTGGTAATGAGATGACGCTTTCCTACGATAGAAATGTACAAGTTCAATATGAGAGTGAGCTGCGTGAGCAAAAAATATTCTTTGAGTCCCTTTTTGAACATGCGCCAGAAGCAATCGTCCTAGTTGGTCGAGATCGCGATATCAAAATGCTTAACCCTGCATTCACTGATCTTTTTGGCTATAGCCTTGATGATCTAAAAGGGAAGTCGACTCAAGTTCTGTACGCTGATGAAAGTGATTTTATTCTGCAAGCTAGAGCCTACAAGGATAATGTCGAAGATGTTTTGAACCGCTATCGCGTTAGCTACAAAAGCAAACAGGGTAAAATTTTTCATACCGAAACGATTGGCAGCATGATTCGTAACCCTGATGGCAGTCTAGGTGGGTATATTGCACATATTCGTGATGTAACAGAGCGTTTGGAAGTTGAGCAAAAAATGATAGACACCAACTTACGTTTGTCTATCGCGGCCGATGCGGCTGGCATTGGGGTCTGGGAATTTAATTTGCGAGAAAATACCCTGCATTGGGATGACTGGATGTATCGACTTTATGGCTTTGTAGCTGGTTCGCGAGAGCCGCCGCAGCAGGTTTGGGACGATTGCGTTTACTCAGAAGATAAAGCCAGATTAAGAAGTGTGTTTGCTGGATTAGAAGACAGTGGTGCGTATTTTACGAGCAAAGAAAATGCATCGCATATTTCTGAGGAGTTAGACTTTGATTTCAAAATCATGCGCAATGATGGTCAAGTGCGTTATTTAAAGTCCAATGGAGCCATAGTATTCGATAAAAAAGGCCATGCATCACATCTTGTGGGTGTGAATATGGACATTACTTCTCGAAAAGAAACAGAAGTGGTTCTACGCAAGGCAAGTGATCAAGCTGTTGCCGCGAGTAAAGCAAAAAGTGATTTCCTTGCGACTATGAGTCATGAAATTAGAACACCTTTGAATGGTGTGCTAGGTATGGCTGAGCTGCTTTCTGGTAGCAGCTTGAATTCGGAGCAAAAAACGCAGTTAGGCATACTCAAAGAGTCTGGCGAAGGGCTTATGGGCCTAATTAATGATTTGCTGGATTTTTCTAAAATAGAGGCAGGTCACCTTTCTATTGAGCGGGTTGATTTCGATTTAGAAAAAGTTATTTATAGCGTGGTGCGTTTACTGCTGCCTAAGGCGGAAGAGAAAAGTATTGATTTATTGGTAGAGTACGATGAATCGTGCCCACGTTTTCTTGTGGGGGATGCGTATCGAGTTAAGCAGATTTTGATTAATTTGATTAGTAACGCGATCAAGTTTACTGGTTCTGGCCATGTATTGGTATCCGTTAAAGGTGAGGTTGATCAGCAGGGTGTGGCTAGCATTACTATTGGTGTAGCGGATACTGGTGTTGGCATTGCAAAGCATATTCAACCACAGTTGTTTAGTGCGTTTGTTCAAGCAGATAGTTCAACAACGCGTAAGTTTGGTGGCACTGGGTTAGGGCTTGCTATTACGAAACAATTAATTGGATTGATGAATGGTAGTATTTCTTTGTCAAGCGAGTTGGGCGTAGGGTCTGTTTTTGAAGTAGCGCTTTCATTACCCGAAAGTCATGCCATGTCGCATATTGAGACTATAGTTGATGAGCGCTTATTACTTGGAAAGAAAACCCTAGTTATCGATGACAATTCGACCAACTTAGCTATACTCAAAAATCAGCTGAAATCTTGTGATATTTATGCGGACACTGAACTCAGTCCTATTGAAGGCTTAGGACTGATTAAGCAATCGATTGATCAAGGTGAGCCTTATCAATTGGTTATTATCGATTACATGATGCCAGAAATAGATGGCTTGATGCTTTCGAAAGCGATTCGGGAAATGAGCGGTTCTTTATACCAGCCTATCATTCTTATGATGTCATCAGCTGGTTCGCTAACACAGCACGAGTTATCTGTTGCAGGTATCAATATATGCATTGCTAAACCCGTGGATGCTTTGGCATTGAAGCAAGGCTTAGTAGCTGCGTTGTCAGAAAATATGTTAGGGCATCAGGTTACTTATTCAGAGAGCCATGATGACGAAACTCGAGATGTTACTGATAAAAATAAAAAAGGTCTTATCTTAGTTGTTGAGGATATGAAGGCCAACATGGCTGTTGCGCAAGGTATTCTCAATAGAATGGGGTATGATGTGATTGGTGCCGAAAATGGCGCTATTGGCATAGAAATGAATGACTTGCATAAGCCTGATTTTATTTTTATGGACTTACATATGCCGGTTATGGATGGATTGTCAGCCATGCGGCGAATTAGGCAAGGTGAAAAAAGTGGTTGTAACAGTCGGGTGCCAATTATCGCATTAACCGCGGATGTTATGGCGGAAACCTTTTCAGAAGTGCTACGTGCTGGTGGTGATGGCTTAGTCCCAAAGCCTTTTAAGCAGAAGGAGATTATCGATATGCTGAATGAATGGATGCCGAACAATAGTCAATCACAAGATAGTTCTTCCGATAAAAATGAGTTGCCGAACGGCTCTGTTTTCGCTGTTCAGCCATCTAATGACATTATTGATGAATCGGTACTGAACGAATTAAAGACATTGCTTGGTGAAGATTTTGTATTATTGATTGATGCTTTTTACGAAGATGCAGATAGTATTACTAATTCTTTTGATGAAATCATTAATCATGAAGGTGAAGTAGATTACGAGTCCATTGAGCGATTAGCCCATAGCTTAAAGTCGGTTAGTCAAAATGTTGGCGCCATGACTATGTCTTCGATGGCGGCTCAACTTGAGCAGGAAGGTCGTCAGGGCAATGTGCCTGAATTGGAAGCAAAATTAAGAGAAATACTGGTCATGTATCAAAGTGTGAAGGGTAAGCTGCAGGGTATGTTGTAA
- a CDS encoding ABC transporter permease, whose translation MKAMLLKRALQLITVVWGVGTLTFILMRSLPGDMAYRIAASRYGQDNVDSNAAALVREELKLDQSPLAAYFHWLTDLLQFKLGDSLVSGLPVRDAVEHMLGHSLVLALAGLMVSVVIAVPFGLLSAWRGNPFDAIIMSLSSVIRAMPVFVLGVLFILLFALHWNWFPVAGFGTPAHLVLPAVTLALSLAAVSNRVVRDSAKRTFAAAFYQFSKVKGLSNWQTFRQHGVRNIAVPVVAFFGIQLVSMIEGIVMIESLFSWPGIGHGLAHAIFARDIPVIQGAALVMGVLFVLLNTLVDVICLWIDPRGAKTL comes from the coding sequence ATGAAAGCCATGCTTTTAAAAAGGGCGCTTCAATTGATCACTGTGGTTTGGGGTGTGGGAACCCTAACCTTTATTTTGATGCGCTCTCTACCCGGTGACATGGCATATCGAATTGCCGCCAGTCGCTATGGACAAGACAATGTCGATTCTAACGCGGCGGCTTTGGTGCGCGAAGAGTTGAAATTAGATCAAAGTCCATTAGCGGCTTATTTTCATTGGTTAACGGATCTGTTGCAGTTCAAGTTAGGCGATTCATTGGTGAGTGGTTTGCCTGTCAGGGATGCTGTCGAGCATATGCTTGGTCACTCCTTGGTATTGGCTCTCGCAGGCTTGATGGTGTCCGTTGTGATCGCTGTGCCATTCGGTTTATTAAGTGCGTGGCGGGGTAATCCGTTTGACGCGATTATTATGAGCTTATCCAGTGTCATTCGCGCTATGCCAGTGTTTGTACTAGGTGTGCTGTTTATTTTGCTTTTCGCATTACATTGGAATTGGTTTCCTGTAGCGGGATTTGGTACGCCAGCGCATTTGGTTTTGCCTGCGGTGACTTTGGCTTTGAGTTTGGCGGCGGTATCCAATCGTGTGGTTCGAGATTCTGCCAAACGAACCTTTGCTGCGGCGTTTTATCAGTTTTCAAAAGTGAAAGGTTTGTCTAATTGGCAGACCTTCAGACAGCATGGTGTGCGCAATATTGCGGTGCCAGTGGTGGCGTTTTTTGGCATCCAGTTAGTGAGCATGATTGAAGGGATTGTGATGATTGAGTCATTGTTTTCATGGCCAGGAATTGGGCATGGTTTGGCTCATGCGATTTTTGCCCGTGATATTCCAGTTATACAAGGCGCGGCTTTGGTGATGGGGGTTCTGTTCGTTTTGTTAAATACCTTGGTGGATGTTATCTGTTTATGGATTGATCCAAGAGGGGCGAAAACATTATGA
- a CDS encoding GGDEF domain-containing response regulator has translation MAMRVLIVDDTKTDRLLLKLHLSKLGYGTIEANNGQEAIDLFVENSQDLDLILMDVQMPCLNGFDAVRAIRKIQEQEKQEWLPVIFLSASAEDDDIEGAILAGGDDYLMKPISQKVLSAKMLAMQRIADMRRRLVETNLALEHLASTDHLTDVANRRAFEFVLDREMSFTRRYGVHMALAMFDLDKFKVVNDTYGHEAGDAVLVEVSKRIKIALRDSDIIGRLGGEEFGIILHNVKEDDVFKVFDRYRKIIAEQPVSYEDIEIPITTSVGVVMYTGEKVEDKAALLKRADASLYEAKETGRNKVVYHP, from the coding sequence ATGGCAATGAGAGTACTCATCGTAGATGATACCAAGACTGACCGATTGTTGCTGAAATTACACCTATCAAAGCTAGGCTATGGAACAATAGAAGCCAATAATGGTCAGGAAGCTATAGATCTGTTTGTGGAAAACTCTCAGGATTTGGACTTGATTCTGATGGATGTCCAAATGCCTTGTCTCAATGGTTTTGACGCGGTCAGAGCGATTCGTAAAATTCAAGAGCAGGAAAAACAAGAGTGGTTGCCAGTCATTTTTTTAAGCGCCAGCGCTGAAGACGATGACATAGAAGGGGCTATTTTAGCTGGTGGCGATGATTATCTAATGAAGCCTATTAGCCAAAAAGTGTTGTCGGCAAAAATGTTAGCGATGCAGCGTATTGCCGATATGAGGCGTCGACTTGTTGAAACTAATCTCGCTCTTGAGCATTTAGCATCAACAGATCACTTAACAGATGTTGCCAATCGCCGCGCTTTTGAGTTTGTCCTAGACCGAGAAATGTCTTTCACTCGTCGTTATGGTGTGCATATGGCATTGGCTATGTTTGATCTTGATAAATTTAAAGTCGTCAATGATACCTATGGACATGAGGCTGGTGATGCTGTTTTAGTTGAGGTGTCAAAGCGAATCAAAATTGCACTAAGAGACAGTGATATTATCGGTCGATTGGGTGGAGAGGAGTTCGGTATTATCCTGCATAATGTGAAAGAAGATGATGTTTTCAAAGTCTTTGATCGTTATAGGAAGATCATTGCAGAGCAGCCAGTAAGCTATGAAGACATTGAAATCCCCATCACGACGAGCGTTGGTGTAGTTATGTATACAGGAGAAAAAGTAGAGGATAAAGCCGCATTATTAAAGCGTGCAGACGCATCCTTGTATGAGGCAAAAGAGACGGGACGAAACAAAGTGGTTTATCATCCCTAG